Proteins found in one Microcoleus sp. FACHB-68 genomic segment:
- a CDS encoding peptidylprolyl isomerase — protein sequence MQIKIRHWLVSILLVGALLIGGCADQNSASQTSPNASDAQTSPVGNQANNPQPSNLPRLDGKATVVMVVNGSAITIEVDGTNAPITAGNFVDLVQRGVYNGLVFHRVVREPEPFVVQGGDPQGKDPKVPVEALGTGGFVDPATSRPRYIPLEIKPKGSGAPVYSKTLEAANVRAQPELQHKRGAVAMARSAPPDSASSQFYFTLADLPFLDGNYAVFGSVTQGMDVVDKIQAGDRIESAKVTQGLDNLKLGNQ from the coding sequence ATGCAGATTAAAATTCGCCACTGGTTAGTCTCAATTTTGCTTGTGGGAGCACTGCTGATTGGAGGATGTGCTGATCAAAACTCTGCTTCCCAAACTTCCCCAAATGCTTCAGACGCTCAAACGTCGCCGGTAGGCAATCAAGCCAACAACCCACAACCCAGCAATTTACCCCGACTAGACGGTAAAGCAACCGTGGTGATGGTCGTCAACGGTTCTGCGATTACGATTGAAGTCGATGGCACCAATGCCCCCATCACCGCCGGCAACTTCGTTGATCTCGTGCAGCGCGGCGTGTATAACGGTCTTGTGTTCCATCGAGTCGTGCGCGAACCGGAACCCTTTGTGGTTCAGGGCGGCGATCCTCAAGGTAAAGACCCCAAAGTGCCGGTAGAAGCTTTAGGAACCGGCGGTTTTGTTGACCCCGCAACCTCTCGTCCCCGCTATATTCCCCTTGAAATTAAGCCCAAAGGGTCAGGCGCTCCCGTCTATAGTAAGACGCTGGAAGCTGCAAACGTGCGTGCTCAACCTGAGTTACAGCATAAACGTGGTGCTGTGGCGATGGCGCGTTCAGCCCCCCCAGATTCAGCTTCCTCGCAGTTCTACTTTACGTTAGCGGATCTCCCGTTTTTAGATGGCAATTATGCCGTATTTGGTTCAGTTACCCAAGGTATGGATGTGGTTGACAAAATTCAGGCGGGAGATCGCATTGAATCTGCCAAAGTAACCCAGGGATTGGATAACTTGAAGTTAGGAAATCAATGA